A region of Xylanibacillus composti DNA encodes the following proteins:
- the rplB gene encoding 50S ribosomal protein L2 — MPIKKYKPTSPARRQMSVLSFSEITTDQPEKSLLAPLSKKAGRNNQGKITVRHHGGGHKRKYRIIDFKRNKDGIPGRVATIEYDPNRSANIALIHYADGEKRYIIAPKGLKVDDVIESGTGADIKIGNALPLENIPVGTVIHNIELKPGKGGQLVRAAGTEAQLLGKEADSKYVSVRLSSGEVRRILKACRATIGTVGNEDHELVNVGKAGRNRWLGKRPTVRGSVMNPNDHPHGGGEGRAPIGRKSPMSPWGKPTLGYKTRKKNKASNKYIIRSRNK; from the coding sequence GTGCCAATCAAAAAGTATAAACCGACATCCCCGGCAAGACGCCAAATGTCCGTATTGTCCTTCTCGGAAATTACGACAGATCAGCCGGAGAAATCTTTGCTTGCGCCGCTTTCCAAGAAAGCAGGACGCAACAACCAAGGCAAAATTACAGTTCGTCACCATGGCGGCGGACATAAACGCAAATACCGCATCATCGATTTCAAACGGAACAAAGATGGCATACCAGGTCGCGTTGCTACGATCGAATATGATCCGAACCGTTCCGCTAATATCGCTCTGATCCACTATGCAGACGGCGAGAAGCGCTACATTATCGCGCCGAAAGGTTTGAAAGTGGACGATGTGATCGAATCCGGCACAGGTGCCGACATTAAAATTGGCAATGCGCTTCCGCTGGAGAACATTCCAGTTGGTACAGTGATTCACAATATCGAGTTGAAGCCTGGCAAGGGCGGACAATTGGTTCGCGCAGCCGGTACGGAAGCTCAGCTTCTTGGTAAAGAAGCAGACAGCAAATATGTTTCCGTTCGTCTTTCCTCTGGTGAGGTTCGCCGCATTCTGAAAGCTTGCCGCGCTACAATCGGTACAGTGGGCAACGAAGACCACGAGCTTGTGAACGTAGGTAAAGCAGGCCGCAATCGTTGGCTTGGCAAGCGTCCGACAGTTCGCGGAAGCGTTATGAACCCGAATGACCATCCGCACGGCGGTGGTGAAGGCCGCGCTCCGATTGGCCGCAAATCGCCGATGTCTCCATGGGGCAAGCCGACGCTTGGTTACAAGACACGGAAGAAAAACAAAGCTTCCAACAAATATATTATTCGCAGCCGCAACAAGTAA
- a CDS encoding response regulator transcription factor, whose amino-acid sequence MDTIRVMIVEDDPDWLRGLRAYLNRQPDIEVAAAVSTSEEALRAIQQSPIDVVMMDIMLADSAAGIVLTSEIVDSTNARVIMLTSMEDKELVFEAFQAGAIDYLVKHSFEQIPAAIRSAYRNQSPISAAAAEKMRSEFRRLKQLEREIETERIRNLVTPAELEVLRMIDQGYSQPQIAEELVVSLRTIKVHVGNILKKLGSPSSKEAAQRLRELGAFSSNEDQT is encoded by the coding sequence ATGGACACAATCCGCGTTATGATTGTCGAGGATGATCCTGATTGGCTCAGAGGTTTGCGCGCCTATTTGAACCGCCAGCCAGATATCGAGGTTGCAGCTGCCGTCTCGACGAGCGAGGAGGCTTTGCGCGCTATTCAACAATCCCCGATTGATGTGGTCATGATGGACATTATGTTGGCAGATTCAGCAGCCGGCATCGTCCTGACATCCGAAATCGTCGACAGTACAAACGCGAGGGTCATCATGCTCACTTCGATGGAGGACAAGGAGCTTGTTTTCGAGGCGTTCCAGGCAGGTGCCATCGATTATCTCGTCAAACATTCATTCGAGCAGATTCCGGCTGCCATCCGCAGCGCTTATCGCAATCAGTCTCCGATCAGCGCAGCTGCTGCTGAAAAAATGCGAAGCGAATTCCGTCGGTTAAAGCAATTGGAACGCGAAATCGAAACAGAACGTATCCGCAATCTGGTCACACCTGCTGAACTGGAGGTGTTGCGCATGATCGATCAGGGCTACTCTCAGCCGCAAATCGCCGAGGAGCTTGTCGTATCCTTGAGAACGATCAAGGTCCATGTCGGCAACATTCTGAAAAAACTTGGCAGTCCCAGCAGCAAGGAAGCCGCTCAACGTCTTCGGGAGCTTGGCGCCTTCTCATCCAACGAAGATCAAACTTGA
- the rplV gene encoding 50S ribosomal protein L22 — MQAKAQARYIRIAPRKVRLVIDLIRGKQVGEAISILRHTPKSASPVLEKLLNSAIANAEHNYEMDPNNLVIAQAYVNEGPTMKRFRPRAQGRATRINKRTSHITLVVSEK, encoded by the coding sequence ATGCAAGCGAAAGCACAAGCAAGATACATTCGCATTGCTCCTCGGAAAGTGCGTTTGGTGATCGATCTGATCCGCGGCAAGCAAGTTGGCGAAGCCATTTCGATTTTGCGACACACGCCGAAATCCGCATCCCCGGTATTGGAGAAGCTGCTGAATTCGGCAATTGCCAACGCAGAACACAATTATGAGATGGATCCGAACAACTTGGTGATTGCGCAAGCATACGTCAATGAAGGACCGACCATGAAGCGGTTCCGTCCTCGGGCTCAAGGCCGCGCAACTCGAATCAATAAACGCACAAGCCACATCACGCTAGTGGTATCCGAAAAATAA
- the rplP gene encoding 50S ribosomal protein L16, with protein sequence MLMPKRVKHRKEHRGTMKGRAKGGTEVAFGEYGLQALEPSWVTNRQIEAARIAMTRYIKRGGKVWIKIFPSKPITQKPLEVRMGSGKGNVEKWVAVVKPGKIMFELAGVSEEVAREAMRLASHKLPVKTKFVKREVGGEGNEG encoded by the coding sequence ATGTTGATGCCGAAACGCGTGAAACACCGCAAGGAACATCGCGGAACGATGAAAGGCCGCGCCAAAGGCGGCACGGAAGTTGCATTCGGCGAATACGGCCTGCAGGCCCTGGAGCCATCCTGGGTAACGAACCGTCAAATCGAAGCAGCGCGTATCGCCATGACCCGTTACATCAAACGGGGCGGTAAAGTTTGGATTAAAATTTTCCCTTCCAAGCCAATCACGCAAAAGCCTCTTGAGGTGCGGATGGGTTCTGGTAAAGGTAACGTTGAGAAATGGGTAGCTGTTGTGAAGCCGGGCAAGATCATGTTCGAACTTGCCGGGGTTAGCGAAGAGGTTGCGCGCGAAGCGATGCGTCTTGCTTCCCACAAGCTCCCGGTCAAAACGAAATTTGTGAAAAGAGAAGTGGGTGGTGAAGGAAATGAAGGCTAG
- the rpsJ gene encoding 30S ribosomal protein S10 yields the protein MAKQKIRIRLKAYDHRVLDQSAEKIVDTAKRSGAGVSGPIPLPTEKQVITILRAVHKYKDSREQFEMRTHKRLIDIVNPTPQTVDALMRLDLPSGVDIEIKL from the coding sequence ATGGCAAAACAAAAAATCCGTATTCGTTTGAAGGCTTACGATCACCGGGTGCTGGACCAGTCCGCAGAGAAGATTGTGGATACGGCGAAGCGTTCCGGTGCGGGTGTGTCCGGTCCGATTCCGCTTCCGACTGAGAAGCAGGTGATCACCATTCTCCGGGCTGTGCACAAGTACAAGGATTCCCGTGAACAATTCGAAATGCGTACACACAAGCGCTTGATCGATATTGTCAATCCGACGCCGCAAACGGTTGATGCGCTGATGCGTCTTGATCTGCCGTCGGGTGTAGACATTGAAATCAAATTATAA
- the rplD gene encoding 50S ribosomal protein L4 — MPKVALYNVSGAQVGEVELADSVFGIEPHQHVLHQAVVMQQASLRAGTHKTKGRSEVRGGGRKPWKQKGTGRARQGSIRAPQWKGGGIVFGPTPRSYAYKLPKKVRRLAIKSALSSKVVGNEIVVLDQLTMNQPKTKEFAAILNSLKVDRKALVVTADYNDSVALSARNIPGVKFVPAEGINVLDVMVHDKLIITKDAAKKVEEVFA; from the coding sequence ATGCCGAAAGTAGCTTTATATAACGTAAGTGGAGCACAGGTAGGTGAAGTCGAACTGGCCGATAGCGTGTTCGGAATCGAACCGCATCAGCATGTCCTTCACCAAGCGGTTGTGATGCAGCAAGCATCGCTGCGCGCTGGTACGCACAAAACCAAAGGACGTTCGGAAGTTCGCGGCGGCGGCCGCAAGCCGTGGAAGCAAAAAGGAACTGGACGCGCTCGTCAGGGCAGCATTCGCGCCCCGCAATGGAAAGGCGGCGGCATCGTATTCGGTCCAACTCCAAGAAGCTATGCTTACAAGCTTCCTAAGAAAGTACGCCGTTTGGCGATTAAATCCGCACTGTCCTCTAAAGTTGTAGGCAATGAAATCGTCGTGCTTGATCAATTGACGATGAATCAGCCCAAAACTAAGGAGTTTGCGGCGATTTTGAACAGCCTGAAAGTGGATCGCAAGGCGCTTGTTGTTACGGCTGACTATAATGACAGTGTCGCTTTGTCCGCGAGAAACATTCCAGGTGTGAAATTCGTTCCGGCTGAAGGGATCAATGTGCTGGACGTGATGGTTCACGACAAATTGATCATTACGAAGGATGCCGCCAAAAAAGTTGAGGAGGTCTTCGCGTAA
- a CDS encoding DUF2339 domain-containing protein, whose product MKFYVQKHWTTVLGILFVLAAFLYLFQFSVDQGWLTDTLKIAIGLLTGAGAALAGAAIFRLKADQLANHPARRLIGECLTGTGAALLYITFSFAGIYYALWDSMTVFLCMMAVTLAVALFAYRYQLRLLLQVALLGALLAPLVMRPETDQVFTLFLYLFVLNTASFFVSIRKDWLEARLLPFGGTWLLYTVYFFHFEPPVDGIWSMPFRYAVAAYLFYLIALGWSSWKKNKQFEGLNMYAGIVNAVLFGLWSLALLDGFVPYSVPLAAMGMLYLIYALILFKLTKQASPAYHTKLAGGLFLLLIAASQLGTGSVYRPLIGVMLWSVIAGAVLIAGQKLRMNSIKAAALGIWVVVGLYWFVVTWDTPRVDWFGVYVPFFNWGAFAWILLAVIGFYASVKVKFDRTQSSAQVFFSRLTAFLSHLVVGGLLTVQVNGLYHSYDMPLLHELALSITWGIYALLLFLWGAYSQQRVFRYFGSTVLVMVALKALLFDLSGTQTIYKALTLLILGGISFTISAVNAKWSSREQDQNDKETQEDTPSLDSGES is encoded by the coding sequence ATGAAATTCTATGTGCAAAAGCACTGGACTACCGTTTTGGGCATCTTGTTTGTATTGGCAGCTTTCCTATACCTGTTTCAATTCTCAGTTGATCAAGGGTGGCTTACCGATACGTTGAAGATCGCGATTGGCCTGTTGACTGGCGCAGGAGCCGCGCTTGCCGGAGCAGCCATCTTCCGGTTGAAAGCGGACCAGCTTGCCAACCATCCGGCTCGCCGCCTCATCGGAGAATGCTTGACTGGCACAGGCGCAGCTCTGTTGTACATTACTTTTTCATTCGCCGGCATTTATTATGCGCTTTGGGATTCGATGACGGTTTTTCTGTGCATGATGGCTGTCACGCTAGCCGTTGCTTTGTTTGCTTACCGCTATCAGCTGCGTCTGCTTCTTCAAGTCGCACTATTGGGTGCGCTGCTCGCCCCTTTGGTGATGAGGCCGGAAACGGATCAAGTCTTTACGTTGTTCCTCTACCTATTCGTCCTGAACACCGCCAGCTTTTTTGTCAGCATTCGCAAAGATTGGCTGGAAGCGCGTCTGCTCCCTTTTGGCGGAACATGGCTGCTCTATACGGTATACTTCTTTCACTTTGAACCGCCTGTTGATGGCATTTGGAGCATGCCGTTCCGTTATGCGGTCGCCGCCTATCTGTTTTATCTTATTGCATTGGGATGGTCTTCATGGAAAAAGAATAAACAATTTGAGGGCTTGAACATGTACGCGGGGATCGTCAATGCAGTGCTGTTCGGATTGTGGAGTCTGGCCTTGCTCGATGGCTTCGTTCCTTATTCAGTGCCGCTGGCCGCTATGGGCATGCTGTATCTCATATATGCGCTGATCCTTTTCAAATTGACGAAGCAAGCAAGTCCTGCCTATCACACCAAGTTAGCCGGCGGCCTGTTCTTGCTCCTGATCGCAGCTTCACAGCTCGGCACCGGTTCCGTCTATCGCCCGTTGATCGGCGTTATGCTATGGTCTGTCATCGCTGGTGCTGTTCTAATCGCCGGCCAGAAATTGCGCATGAACAGCATCAAGGCGGCTGCACTTGGTATATGGGTAGTTGTCGGCTTATATTGGTTCGTCGTAACTTGGGATACGCCTCGTGTAGATTGGTTCGGAGTTTACGTACCGTTCTTCAACTGGGGAGCTTTTGCCTGGATCTTGCTGGCCGTCATTGGGTTTTATGCTTCCGTGAAGGTGAAGTTTGATCGGACGCAATCGTCCGCGCAAGTATTCTTTTCCCGGCTGACCGCTTTCCTCAGTCACTTGGTGGTCGGCGGATTGCTTACGGTGCAAGTCAATGGCTTATACCATTCGTACGATATGCCGCTGCTGCATGAACTGGCTCTATCGATTACTTGGGGCATCTATGCCTTGCTCCTGTTCCTTTGGGGCGCTTACAGCCAACAGCGTGTATTCCGATACTTCGGGTCTACCGTGCTGGTCATGGTTGCGCTGAAGGCGTTGCTGTTCGACCTGTCTGGTACGCAGACCATCTACAAGGCATTGACCCTGCTTATATTGGGCGGCATTTCCTTCACCATTAGTGCGGTCAACGCGAAGTGGAGCAGTCGTGAGCAAGACCAGAATGACAAGGAAACACAAGAAGAC
- the rplC gene encoding 50S ribosomal protein L3 → MTKGILGRKLGMTQVFTPEGLAIAVTVIEAGPNVVLQKKDVENDGYEAIQVGFADKSEKRANKPAQGHAKKANTAPKRYVRELRGVTVSEYEVGQEIKADIFAEGEFVDVTGTSKGKGFQGVIKRHGQSRGPMTHGSRYHRGPGSMGSIAANRVFKGKKLPGHMGGETITLQNLQVIKVDAERNLLLVKGSIPGPKNSFVKVKSSVKK, encoded by the coding sequence ATGACAAAAGGTATCTTAGGCCGCAAGCTGGGCATGACGCAAGTGTTCACTCCAGAAGGTCTGGCAATCGCTGTGACGGTAATCGAGGCAGGTCCGAACGTTGTTCTGCAGAAGAAGGACGTAGAGAACGACGGGTATGAAGCGATCCAGGTAGGCTTTGCCGACAAGAGTGAAAAAAGAGCAAACAAGCCTGCTCAAGGTCATGCGAAAAAAGCAAACACGGCTCCTAAGCGCTACGTCCGCGAGCTGCGCGGTGTTACTGTGTCGGAATATGAGGTTGGCCAGGAAATCAAGGCTGACATTTTTGCAGAAGGCGAATTCGTTGACGTGACTGGGACGTCCAAGGGCAAGGGCTTCCAAGGCGTAATCAAGCGCCATGGTCAATCCCGCGGTCCTATGACACACGGTTCCCGCTATCATCGTGGTCCGGGTTCGATGGGCTCCATCGCCGCAAACCGCGTTTTCAAGGGTAAGAAATTGCCAGGACATATGGGTGGAGAGACAATCACATTGCAGAATCTGCAGGTGATCAAGGTAGATGCCGAGCGCAATCTGCTTTTGGTGAAGGGATCGATCCCGGGTCCGAAAAACAGCTTTGTTAAAGTCAAATCGTCGGTGAAGAAATAA
- a CDS encoding sensor histidine kinase, producing MLFVTIVLWSTSLLLLLTDFRKVQIRWLALVTFFGGCGGVAVHLDESVRPAWDASLHTPAANQMLDVLQAFFSLLNYYGLPYAFVLSALYFNPFFLPSMKRHYAALFLLIPPLLTFALSPAYTPQKPVMHMWMALWALPYILAGSWLIASMPSPNLAMRTSNYLAKLAILPPVLFATVVGYILPAFGVYGMWRYNPWFIGLAFLLFLVAMFKTGFLGVRLYIERKRLDSTLRAITSGTTILHHAIKNEIGKIRLFSEKMKSEAEEKGLADWYEDVRVIEEASNRVLAMIRKVQGQTKDQKLIEEPFPLRSWIEEVLKSLGLPSRQIQTDVHGDSAIVMHGDKALLTEALTNLCNNAMEAMPQGGSLTIRAHLGKRKHVLEISDTGIGMSPYQLKKAVDPFYTTKGGGLNFGLGLAYCYQVMQKHNGSLTLYSREGEGTRAAMTFPARRWSIVPSSADLGKEGKAWTQSAL from the coding sequence ATGCTGTTTGTCACAATTGTGTTATGGAGCACTTCTCTCCTTCTCCTTCTTACTGACTTCCGTAAGGTGCAAATTCGCTGGCTGGCATTGGTGACGTTTTTTGGAGGGTGCGGGGGTGTCGCTGTCCACCTGGATGAATCGGTTCGTCCTGCCTGGGACGCCAGTTTGCATACGCCTGCCGCCAACCAGATGCTAGATGTTCTGCAGGCATTTTTCTCCCTGCTGAATTACTATGGTTTGCCCTATGCCTTTGTTCTCAGCGCGCTTTACTTCAATCCTTTCTTTTTACCCTCCATGAAACGGCATTATGCGGCCTTGTTTTTGCTTATTCCGCCCTTGTTGACGTTCGCGCTATCGCCAGCCTATACGCCGCAGAAGCCTGTTATGCATATGTGGATGGCGCTATGGGCGCTTCCATATATCCTGGCAGGCTCCTGGCTGATCGCCAGCATGCCCTCGCCCAACCTGGCCATGCGCACGTCGAATTATTTAGCGAAGCTCGCGATCTTGCCCCCTGTCCTATTCGCCACTGTCGTGGGCTATATCTTACCCGCATTCGGGGTTTATGGGATGTGGCGGTATAATCCGTGGTTTATCGGCCTAGCTTTCCTGCTGTTTCTGGTGGCCATGTTCAAGACTGGCTTTCTGGGCGTCCGGCTGTACATTGAACGAAAAAGATTGGACAGCACGTTGCGAGCGATTACGTCCGGAACCACGATCCTTCACCATGCTATCAAAAATGAGATCGGCAAGATCCGGCTCTTCAGCGAAAAGATGAAAAGCGAAGCGGAGGAGAAAGGGCTAGCGGATTGGTACGAGGATGTGCGCGTGATTGAGGAAGCCTCCAATCGCGTATTGGCCATGATCCGGAAAGTCCAGGGTCAAACCAAGGACCAGAAGCTCATCGAGGAGCCATTTCCCCTGCGCAGTTGGATAGAAGAGGTGCTGAAAAGTCTTGGCTTGCCCTCGCGGCAAATTCAAACAGACGTCCACGGCGATTCGGCTATCGTCATGCACGGGGACAAGGCCCTCCTGACTGAAGCGCTCACGAATCTTTGCAACAATGCGATGGAGGCCATGCCGCAGGGCGGATCCCTTACAATTCGCGCTCATCTCGGCAAGCGCAAGCATGTGCTGGAGATCAGTGATACAGGAATCGGCATGTCTCCCTATCAGTTGAAAAAAGCAGTCGATCCCTTCTATACAACCAAAGGCGGGGGATTGAACTTTGGTCTCGGGCTGGCCTATTGCTATCAGGTGATGCAGAAGCACAATGGCAGCCTGACGCTGTACAGCCGCGAAGGGGAAGGCACCCGTGCAGCCATGACGTTTCCAGCCCGGCGCTGGAGCATCGTACCGTCATCTGCCGACCTAGGCAAGGAGGGGAAAGCATGGACACAATCCGCGTTATGA
- the rpsS gene encoding 30S ribosomal protein S19: MGRSLKKGPFIDDYLLKKVEALNEANKKTVIKTWSRRSTIFPQFIGHTFAVYDGRKHVPVYVTEDMVGHKLGEFAPTRTYKGHTDEDRKTGRR, from the coding sequence ATGGGACGCAGTTTGAAAAAAGGGCCGTTTATTGACGACTACCTGCTGAAGAAAGTCGAAGCGCTGAATGAAGCGAACAAGAAGACTGTCATCAAGACATGGTCGCGCCGTTCTACGATTTTCCCGCAATTCATCGGCCACACATTCGCTGTATATGATGGACGCAAGCATGTACCGGTGTATGTGACGGAAGATATGGTTGGCCACAAGCTTGGTGAATTCGCGCCTACCCGTACTTACAAGGGTCATACGGACGAAGATCGCAAGACAGGCAGAAGATAA
- the rpsC gene encoding 30S ribosomal protein S3, giving the protein MGQKVNPVGMRVGIIRDWESKWYAEKDFGDLLMEDVKIREYLKNKLKDSAVSRIDIERAANRVNVTIHTAKPGMVIGKGGSEVENLRVQLSNMTNKKVHINIAEVKNAELDAVLVAESIAQQLERRISFRRAMKQAIQRTMRQGAKGIKTMVSGRLGGAEIARSEGYSEGTVPLHTLRADIDYGTAEAHTTYGRLGVKVWIYRGEVLPPSKKKAESEGGN; this is encoded by the coding sequence ATGGGTCAAAAGGTTAATCCGGTAGGAATGAGAGTCGGGATTATTCGCGATTGGGAATCCAAGTGGTACGCAGAGAAGGACTTCGGCGACCTGCTGATGGAGGACGTAAAGATCCGCGAATACCTGAAGAATAAATTGAAAGACTCCGCAGTTTCTCGCATCGACATCGAGCGCGCTGCAAACCGCGTGAACGTGACTATTCATACAGCGAAGCCTGGCATGGTAATTGGCAAAGGCGGTTCTGAAGTGGAGAACCTTCGCGTGCAATTGTCGAACATGACGAACAAGAAAGTGCACATCAACATTGCAGAAGTGAAAAATGCTGAATTGGACGCTGTGCTTGTGGCAGAGAGCATTGCCCAGCAGCTCGAGCGCCGGATTTCGTTCCGCCGCGCGATGAAGCAAGCGATCCAAAGAACCATGCGCCAAGGCGCAAAAGGAATCAAGACGATGGTAAGCGGACGTCTCGGCGGCGCGGAAATCGCCCGCAGCGAAGGCTACAGCGAAGGTACAGTACCGCTTCATACGCTTCGTGCCGATATTGATTACGGTACAGCGGAAGCGCACACGACATACGGACGCCTTGGCGTAAAAGTATGGATTTACCGTGGAGAGGTCCTTCCCCCTTCGAAGAAAAAGGCAGAATCGGAAGGAGGCAACTAA
- the rplW gene encoding 50S ribosomal protein L23 — translation MKNPRDIIIRPIITEQTSDMMAQNRYVFEVDKRANKTEIKQAIEQIFKVKVAKVNTLIVPAKPKRYGRHEGYTSEWKKAFVQLSEDSKPLEFFETV, via the coding sequence ATGAAAAACCCTCGTGATATTATCATACGCCCGATTATCACTGAGCAAACGAGCGACATGATGGCTCAGAACCGTTATGTGTTCGAAGTGGATAAGCGAGCGAACAAGACGGAAATCAAACAAGCCATTGAACAAATCTTCAAAGTGAAGGTTGCAAAGGTCAATACGTTGATCGTGCCGGCGAAGCCGAAGCGCTATGGCCGCCACGAAGGATACACTTCCGAATGGAAGAAAGCATTCGTTCAATTGAGCGAAGACAGCAAGCCGCTTGAGTTTTTTGAGACGGTATAA